One stretch of Armigeres subalbatus isolate Guangzhou_Male chromosome 2, GZ_Asu_2, whole genome shotgun sequence DNA includes these proteins:
- the LOC134214904 gene encoding neurogenic differentiation factor 1, whose product MPKRKRSQSPNLDLLEDGFDDELDSNDDKPGTPIQRNAANARERARMRVLSKAFFNLKRNIPWVPADTKLSKLDTLRLAKNYISYLAATLDGQSVEDFSTNLAQPAKTAWPFIFQPVQPHEPTPKTKLASASNHEKWSSIRTSGGNGPPSNENNHIKSQTFSPSSTNATSATTMTTTAAGRSFSTIESLPLGMDRHQPPHLQSHQHQPSSVIHVSSQHNNLHSHHQLHHHHHLATAGTTGMDTSNRIHSFHHHHMALGSD is encoded by the exons ACGACAAACCTGGCACTCCGATCCAGCGAAATGCAGCCAACGCACGGGAACGAGCCCGGATGCGAGTGCTCTCCAAGGCATTCTTCAACCTGAAACGAAACATCCCGTGGGTACCGGCGGACACCAAACTCTCCAAACTGGACACACTGCGACTAGCTAAAAACTATATCAGCTACCTGGCGGCCACTCTGGACGGTCAATCCGTGGAGGACTTCTCCACCAACCTGGCACAACCGGCCAAAACG GCCTGGCCGTTCATATTCCAACCGGTGCAACCGCACGAACCTACTCCCAAAACGAAACTAGCTTCCGCCAGCAATCACGAAAAGTGGTCCAGCATCCGCACCAGCGGCGGCAACGGGCCGCCCTCCAACGAAAACAACCATATCAAATCTCAGACTTTCTCGCCTTCGTCGACAAACGCAACATctgcgacgacgatgacgacgacggccGCTGGCAGATCCTTTTCCACGATCGAATCACTACCGTTGGGTATGGATCGACACCAGCCTCCACATCTGCAGAGTCACCAGCATCAGCCGTCGTCGGTAATACATGTGTCGTCGCAGCATAATAATCTGCATTCGCACCATCAgcttcatcatcatcaccatttGGCAACGGCCGGGACAACCGGGATGGATACCAGTAATCGCATTCACAGCTTCCATCATCATCACATGGCTCTGGGCAGTGATTGA